In Shinella sp. XGS7, a single genomic region encodes these proteins:
- the glmM gene encoding phosphoglucosamine mutase produces MSRNYFGTDGIRGTVGQAPITPDFMLRLGHAVGRVLRKESGGSRPSVLIGKDTRISGYMLESSLEAGFASAGVNVLLTGPLPTPGVAYLTRALRQQLGVVISASHNPFADNGIKFFSASGEKLPDTWEIAVEQALEEQPSWVDSASLGRARRIEDARGRYIEFCKNCFGSDLSLRGLKIVVDAANGAAYHVAPDVFHELGAEVIAIGCKPDGFNINAGFGATAPAALVAAVKEHGAHYGVALDGDADRLLLVDAQGRVYNGDELLYVMVADRLGQGLRVPGAVGTLMTNMAVELALKSRDVDFVRAKVGDRYVLEELAARGWQLGGEGSGHLLALDKHTTGDGIVSALLVLQSICRTGKSLAEQLAGVDLFPQTLINVRLQAGQDWKSNAHLAREQAEVTADLGARGRVLIRASGTEPLLRVMVEASDAALAQQCAQRLADAVRA; encoded by the coding sequence ATGAGCCGTAACTACTTTGGCACCGATGGCATCCGTGGCACCGTGGGCCAGGCGCCGATCACGCCGGACTTCATGCTGCGTCTGGGGCATGCCGTGGGTCGCGTGCTGCGCAAGGAATCGGGTGGCAGCCGCCCCAGCGTGCTGATCGGCAAGGACACGCGCATCTCCGGCTATATGCTGGAGTCCTCGCTGGAAGCGGGTTTTGCCTCCGCCGGTGTGAATGTGCTGCTGACCGGCCCGCTGCCCACACCGGGCGTGGCCTACCTGACCCGGGCTCTGCGTCAGCAGTTGGGCGTGGTGATCAGCGCCTCCCACAATCCTTTCGCTGACAACGGCATCAAGTTCTTCTCGGCCTCCGGCGAGAAGCTGCCCGACACCTGGGAAATTGCCGTGGAGCAGGCCCTGGAAGAGCAGCCCTCCTGGGTGGATTCGGCCAGCCTGGGGCGGGCACGCCGCATCGAGGATGCGCGCGGCCGCTATATCGAGTTCTGCAAGAACTGCTTTGGCTCCGACCTCTCGCTGCGCGGCCTGAAGATCGTGGTGGACGCCGCCAACGGCGCGGCCTATCACGTGGCGCCGGACGTGTTCCATGAGCTGGGCGCCGAGGTCATTGCCATCGGTTGCAAGCCCGATGGCTTCAATATCAATGCCGGTTTCGGCGCCACGGCGCCCGCTGCGCTGGTGGCTGCGGTCAAGGAACATGGGGCCCATTACGGCGTGGCGCTGGACGGCGATGCCGACCGCCTGCTGCTGGTCGATGCCCAGGGCCGTGTCTACAACGGCGACGAGCTGCTCTACGTGATGGTGGCCGACCGCCTGGGGCAGGGCCTGCGTGTGCCGGGCGCCGTGGGCACGCTGATGACCAATATGGCGGTGGAGCTGGCCCTGAAGTCGCGCGATGTGGACTTCGTGCGTGCCAAGGTGGGCGACCGCTATGTGCTGGAAGAGCTGGCCGCGCGCGGCTGGCAGCTGGGCGGCGAGGGCTCCGGCCATCTGCTGGCCCTTGACAAGCACACCACGGGCGACGGCATCGTCAGTGCCCTGCTGGTGCTGCAGTCCATCTGCCGCACGGGCAAGAGCCTGGCCGAGCAGCTGGCCGGCGTGGACCTGTTCCCGCAGACCCTGATCAATGTGCGCCTGCAGGCCGGCCAGGACTGGAAGAGCAATGCCCATCTGGCCCGTGAGCAGGCCGAGGTCACGGCCGATCTGGGCGCGCGCGGCCGGGTGCTGATCCGTGCCTCGG